A window of Malania oleifera isolate guangnan ecotype guangnan chromosome 5, ASM2987363v1, whole genome shotgun sequence contains these coding sequences:
- the LOC131156030 gene encoding auxin-responsive protein IAA13-like, which yields MAYRMNNLANQVKTLTSKEDKTCEDDKLKQISKKKVYNGSNKNNTVAMEKGHLRFVKVNMDGLSIGRKVDLNASSIYETLAQAREDMFANPTTCITSIRECSSGDSEQSRKATKLLNVSSEFVLTYEDKEGDLMLVRDVPWEMFLNTVKRLRIMKTLEANGLDT from the exons ATGGCTTATAGGATGAACAACTTGGCTAACCAAGTAAAGACTCTGACCTCTAAAGAAGATAAGACATGCGAGGATGATAAATTGAAGcaaatttcaaagaaaaaagtGTACAATGGTAGCAATAAGAACAATACTGTTGCTATGGAAAAAGGACATCTTAGGTTTGTTAAGGTTAACATGGATGGATTGTCAATAGGGAGGAAAGTGGATCTAAATGCTTCTTCTATATATGAGACTTTAGCCCAAGCACGGGAGGACATGTTCGCTAATCCAACCACATGCATCACTTCCATTCGTGAGT GTTCGAGTGGAGACAGTGAGCAATCAAGAAAGGCCACCAAGCTTTTAAATGTATCATCCGAATTTGTGCTCACTTATGAAGATAAGGAGGGGGACCTGATGCTCGTACGAGATGTTCCTTGGGA GATGTTTCTTAACACGGTGAAGAGGCTTAGAATCATGAAGACATTGGAAGCTAATGGACTTGATACCTAA
- the LOC131154906 gene encoding L10-interacting MYB domain-containing protein-like: protein MSTKQKGKRNFLLKNKHEKLKAGAKAIWDPKATKIFIELCKSEVLAGNQHGNHLRNPVWKTLAPKFNELTGKEYEQNQLKNKWDSLRKDWLLWKTLISCATGLGFDYAKGPEADDDWWEARLKVVPNAVKFRKTGAPMQLDDLEIMFKHTVANGESVSAFNLDVLPEEENVSRKNDPQLAEGGGDSKEGDNISLEKLTAGTIKCARIERENEGMQEETDNEFNSQKEKERNTIGGAAKFSRQLDHIMEVKEGRSSAKSSATSMMTNLPGSSIADVMELMENIPDIEPGSELYMLGTRLFMKSENREMFVALKRPHVRLVWLKQELAREGQNNTVA, encoded by the exons ATGTCCACTAAGCAGAAAGGAAAGAGGAActttttattgaaaaacaaaCATGAGAAGCTAAAAGCAGGAGCTAAGGCCATATGGGACCCGAAAgccacaaaaatatttattgagTTGTGCAAGTCTGAGGTTTTAGCAGGAAATCAGCATGGTAATCATTTGCGCAATCCTGTTTGGAAAACTTTAGCTCCCAAGTTCAACGAGCTCACGGGAAAAGAATATGAACAAAATCAACTAAAAAACAAGTGGGACAGTTTGCGAAAGGATTGGCTATTATGGAAGACTTTGATTAGTTGTGCAACTGGGTTAGGGTTTGATTATGCCAAGGGCCCGGAGGCTGATGATGATTGGTGGGAAGCTAGATTGAAG GTGGTGCCAAATGCTGTGAAGTTCCGAAAGACTGGAGCTCCAATGCAGTTGGATGATTTGGAGATCATGTTTAAGCACACAGTGGCTAATGGTGAATCTGTTTCAGCATTCAATTTGGATGTGCTTCCTGAGGAAGAAAATGTTTCAAGAAAGAATGATCCTCAATTGGCAGAGGGTGGTGGAGACTCTAAAGAAGGAGATAACATTAGTTTAGAAAAACTTACTGCTGGGACCATCAAATGTGCAAGAATTGAACGAGAGAATGAAGGGATGCAAGAGGAAACTGATAACGAGTTTAATAGTCagaaagaaaaggagagaaaCACCATAGGAGGAGCAGCTAAGTTCTCGAGGCAACTAGATCACATAATGGAAGTGAAGGAGGGAAGGTCTTCAGCTAAAAGTTCAGCTACCTCAATGATGACTAATCTGCCAGGATCTAGCATTGCTGACGTAATGGAGTTGATGGAGAACATACCTGATATTGAGCCTGGCAGCGAGCTTTATATGTTAGGCACTCGTTTGTTCATGAAATCAGAAAATAGGGAAATGTTTGTGGCCTTGAAAAGACCGCATGTCCGATTAGTATGGCTCAAGCAAGAACTTGCTAGAGAGGGTCAAAATAATACCGTTGCCTAG